The genomic segment CGCCAGGACGATCCTTGAACTCAGTCGCCGACCTTACGACTGACGGAGCATCCGGAGGGCCTCGGCCCCCGCGAGCACGGCCTCCATCAGGGTGAGGCAGCGCCGCTCGTCCTGCTCGCCTTCGACGCGGGCGCAGAGGGAGGCGATCGCCCCTTCGATCCCGGCCTCGGCCGACCCGGCCGGCCGGGGTACGGCGACCGCCGCGGGCGCCGGAGGCTCAGGGGTGCGCTCACCTTCCGCGCCTCTCTCGGCACAGACAACGCAGAATGTCTTTCCCCTGTACTCGAAGAGGGGAGATCCGCAGATTTTGCACTCCTTCGCAAGCATTTTACCTCCTTTCAGGAGGTATTCTGCCATGATGTCCTCGGGTTTTTTCTCTGCCATGTGGGTCACCGATTCCTCTGATAAATGAATGTATATAAGACTGGCAATGATATAGTATAAAGGGTGATTGAGTATGGCCACTCCACAAGAAACGATAAATGTCTGTATCCAGATGCTTCAGCATATCTCTGAAGATAACACAATCCCGCGGAACATCCGCAGGGTTGCTGACGAAACAAAGGCCCTTCTTATGAACGAGGAAAAGAGTATTGGTTTCAGGGCAGCAGAGGCCATCTCCACCATTGACGAGATCAGCAACGACCCGAACATGCCGGTACACGCCCGCACCCGCATCTGGGAACTTGTCTCGCAGCTTGAGAGCATCCCTCTCGACTGAACTTTTTTTCGTATACTATCTTTTTCAGGGGATGACCGTGCACAGGACGGTCCGCTCCCGGTGCTCCCTGACGTCGAGTTCGAGGAGCACGATCTGCTGCCAGGTACCGAGGCGTAGCGCCCCGTCCTGCACAGGGACGACGAGCGAGGGGCCGACAAGGGACGCCCGCACGTGCGAGCGGCCGTTGCCGTCTCCCCAGCGTGCGTCGTGGGCATAGGCGATGCCGGAGGGGGCGACGCGTTTGAGGGCGTCTGCAAGGTCGCGGAGGACGCCGTCCTCGTATTCGATGGTGGTGAGGGCGGCGGTCGACCCGATGATAAAGAGGGCGCAGGCTCCGGTCACGGTGCCGCTTGCGGCGACGCACCGGCGCACCGCGGCGGTGAGGTCGACGATCTCCCCCTCGCCGTGGGTGGTGACGGTGATCTCTTCCTGGTAGACCATACGGTGCCCCTCGGCGGGAGGGGGGAAAAGAGTAGCGGTAAGGGACCAGAATATTCTTCGTGCCGCGGGGAGAACCTCGGGGTGATGTGCGGCGTCTCTCCCGCAGGTTGTCTCCGGGATCTCCGGATCGCCTCCTTCTGGGTGTTGGACAGGGAAATCTCAGATCTGAGTTCTCTGCGGTGTTCCGTGGTGGGC from the Methanofollis sp. genome contains:
- a CDS encoding UPF0147 family protein gives rise to the protein MATPQETINVCIQMLQHISEDNTIPRNIRRVADETKALLMNEEKSIGFRAAEAISTIDEISNDPNMPVHARTRIWELVSQLESIPLD
- a CDS encoding secondary thiamine-phosphate synthase enzyme YjbQ — encoded protein: MVYQEEITVTTHGEGEIVDLTAAVRRCVAASGTVTGACALFIIGSTAALTTIEYEDGVLRDLADALKRVAPSGIAYAHDARWGDGNGRSHVRASLVGPSLVVPVQDGALRLGTWQQIVLLELDVREHRERTVLCTVIP
- a CDS encoding autoantigen p27 domain-containing protein, encoding MAEKKPEDIMAEYLLKGGKMLAKECKICGSPLFEYRGKTFCVVCAERGAEGERTPEPPAPAAVAVPRPAGSAEAGIEGAIASLCARVEGEQDERRCLTLMEAVLAGAEALRMLRQS